One Entelurus aequoreus isolate RoL-2023_Sb linkage group LG09, RoL_Eaeq_v1.1, whole genome shotgun sequence genomic window carries:
- the socs5b gene encoding suppressor of cytokine signaling 5b → MWSNLKSKCQTFFHNSSGSTEGRSEEDAVHCVLDLSHGSASGATQASEFSSSSSSLLPVPMVTVGRRHHNCVSDTPQIVEITIDKESEDVGAGLGVVPLARRDSYSRHAPWGGKKKHSCSTKTQSSLEVDRRSGRLRGSGNRRDRRCGACSIQEMSDSLSGGRSLNGRSLRQRLSDTVGLCLPLPAHRRSSKNSVNSKRKIHLTELMLETCPFPPGSDLAHKWHLIKQHTAPVSPHSSTALLESFDSVHPSPEDEEERLRERRRLSIEEGVDPPPNAQIHTLEASVPGSSVYKLGPKMAPGIGEASGEARASGTGSSLGASTSGACGQVSGATVSAQDTDSEEDSTTLCLQARRPKQRHASGEGHLSRQQPGSWKVHTQIDYIHCLVPDLLQITALPCYWGVMDRYEAESLLDGRPEGTFLLRDSAQEDYLFSVSFRRYNRSLHARIEQWNHNFSFDAHDPCVFHSSTVTGLLEHYKDPSACMFFEPLLTAPLHRTFPFSLQHFARAAICRWTTYDGIGSLPLPPALQDFLKEYHYKQKVRVRWLEREPPLKVK, encoded by the coding sequence ATGTGGAGCAACCTGAAAAGCAAATGCCAAACTTTCTTTCACAACAGCTCGGGATCTACTGAAGGCAGGAGTGAGGAAGATGCCGTCCACTGTGTACTGGATCTCAGCCATGGGAGTGCGTCAGGTGCGACTCAAGCATCTGAATTCTCCAGTTCATCAAGTAGCCTCCTTCCAGTGCCAATGGTAACAGTAGGACGTCGTCATCACAACTGTGTCTCAGACACACCTCAGATAGTAGAGATCACTATCGATAAGGAATCAGAGGATGTAGGTGCGGGACTAGGGGTTGTCCCTTTGGCTCGCAGAGACTCTTATTCACGTCATGCTCCTTGGGGGGGCAAGAAAAAACACTCATGTTCCACAAAAACTCAGAGTTCATTAGAGGTTGATAGGCGGTCCGGGCGCTTGCGAGGAAGTGGAAACCGCAGAGACAGACGTTGTGGAGCTTGTTCTATTCAGGAGATGAGCGACTCTTTGTCTGGAGGACGCAGTTTGAATGGTCGATCATTACGCCAGCGACTCAGTGACACTGTAGGCCTTTGCTTACCACTACCTGCTCACAGGCGCTCTTCAAAGAACTCTGTTAATTCCAAACGGAAAATTCACCTGACTGAGCTTATGCTGGAGACCTGCCCCTTCCCACCTGGTTCAGACCTTGCCCACAAGTGGCACTTAATCAAGCAACACACAGCACCAGTCAGTCCACATTCCTCCACAGCTCTGTTGGAATCCTTTGATTCAGTGCACCCCTCTCCTGAGGATGAGGAAGAACGTCTGCGTGAACGCCGTAGACTTAGCATCGAGGAAGGTGTGGACCCACCACCTAATGCACAGATCCACACCCTTGAGGCTTCTGTGCCAGGCTCGTCTGTGTACAAACTGGGACCAAAGATGGCTCCTGGCATCGGGGAAGCCTCTGGTGAGGCCCGAGCCTCAGGAACTGGTAGCTCTCTGGGAGCCTCAACATCGGGGGCTTGTGGGCAGGTGTCAGGGGCTACAGTTTCAGCTCAGGACACTGATTCCGAGGAGGACTCAACAACCCTCTGTCTACAGGCCAGAAGACCAAAACAAAGGCATGCGTCTGGGGAAGGTCACCTGAGCAGACAGCAGCCCGGGTCCTGGAAGGTTCACACCCAAATAGACTACATCCACTGCCTGGTGCCAGATTTATTGCAGATCACAGCTCTGCCCTGCTACTGGGGTGTAATGGACCGCTACGAAGCCGAGTCACTTTTGGATGGGCGTCCTGAGGGCACTTTCCTGCTACGTGACTCCGCTCAGGAGGACTACCTTTTCTCTGTCAGCTTCCGCCGTTACAACCGCTCACTGCATGCCCGCATTGAGCAGTGGAACCACAACTTCAGTTTCGACGCACACGATCCTTGTGTTTTTCACTCTTCCACTGTCACAGGACTGCTGGAGCACTACAAGGATCCAAGCGCCTGTATGTTTTTTGAACCTTTGCTTACAGCGCCTCTCCATCGGACCTTTCCCTTTAGTCTGCAGCACTTTGCACGAGCTGCCATCTGCCGCTGGACCACTTACGATGGGATAGGCTCTCTGCCGCTGCCCCCCGCCTTGCAGGACTTTCTCAAGGAGTAtcactataaacagaaagtacgaGTCCGCTGGCTGGAACGGGAGCCACCGCTAAAGGTCAAATAA